A portion of the Bacillus sp. es.034 genome contains these proteins:
- the clpP gene encoding ATP-dependent Clp endopeptidase proteolytic subunit ClpP translates to MNLIPTVIEQTNRGERAYDIYSRLLKDRVIMLGSGIDDNVANSIVAQLLFLESENPEKDISIYINSPGGSITAGMAIYDTIQYIKPDVQTICIGMAASMGAFLLAAGAKGKRLALPNAEVMIHQPLGGAQGQATEIEIAAKRILFLREKLNQILADRTGQPLEVISKDTDRDNFMTAERALEYGLIDRIITRNEMDNK, encoded by the coding sequence ATGAATTTAATTCCTACAGTTATTGAACAAACAAACCGCGGTGAGCGTGCGTATGACATTTATTCACGTTTATTGAAAGACCGTGTCATCATGCTTGGAAGCGGCATTGACGACAATGTGGCGAACTCCATTGTAGCACAGCTTCTTTTCCTTGAATCTGAAAACCCGGAGAAGGATATCTCAATCTACATAAACTCTCCTGGCGGAAGCATCACGGCAGGTATGGCTATTTACGATACAATTCAATACATCAAGCCTGATGTTCAAACGATCTGTATCGGTATGGCGGCTTCAATGGGAGCGTTCCTTCTTGCAGCTGGTGCAAAAGGCAAGCGCTTAGCCCTTCCAAACGCTGAAGTGATGATTCACCAACCACTTGGTGGTGCTCAAGGTCAGGCGACAGAAATCGAAATCGCTGCGAAGCGCATTCTATTCCTTCGCGAAAAACTGAATCAGATCCTTGCTGATCGCACTGGTCAACCTCTTGAAGTGATTTCAAAAGATACGGACCGCGATAACTTCATGACAGCTGAAAGAGCGCTTGAATACGGATTGATCGACCGCATCATCACTCGTAACGAAATGGATAATAAATAA
- the secG gene encoding preprotein translocase subunit SecG gives MHTILVTLLIIVSIALIALVLLQSGKSAGLSGAISGGAEQLFGKQKARGIDLVLHRITIVLSVLFFVLTIAIVAI, from the coding sequence ATGCACACAATACTCGTCACTTTACTTATTATCGTATCCATAGCACTTATTGCTCTTGTATTACTTCAATCAGGTAAAAGTGCTGGACTTTCAGGGGCCATCTCTGGTGGTGCAGAACAACTTTTCGGGAAACAAAAAGCTCGTGGGATTGACTTAGTACTGCACAGAATCACAATCGTATTATCGGTACTATTCTTCGTACTAACCATCGCCATCGTAGCTATCTAA
- the gpmI gene encoding 2,3-bisphosphoglycerate-independent phosphoglycerate mutase: MSKSPVALIILDGFAFRDVKEGNAVAQANKPNFDRLWNQYPHNQLIACGEAVGLPEGQMGNSEVGHLNIGAGRIVYQSLTRVNLAIREGEFELNTTFLDAINHAKEKGTNLHIFGLLSDGGVHSHIEHLYALLGLAAKEGMKDVYVHAFLDGRDVGPQTAKKYIEDAEAKMKEIGVGQFATISGRYYSMDRDKRWERVEKSYRAMVYGEGPSYHDPIELVNDSYENGIHDEFVIPSVITKENGEPVATIKDEDAVIFYNFRPDRAIQISNTFANADFRSFDRGDKFPKDLHFVCLTRFSETVDGFVAFKPTNLDNTLGEVLSQNGLKQLRIAETEKYPHVTFFMSGGREAEFPGEKRILIDSPKVATYDLKPEMSAYEVTDALLEEIREDRQDAIILNFANPDMVGHSGMLEPTIKAIETVDECLGKIIDLITEKGGTAIITADHGNADEVVTEEGKPMTAHTTNPVPVIVTKEGIELCDGGKLGDLAPTMLDLLNVNQPDEMTGTSLIKK; encoded by the coding sequence ATGAGTAAGTCACCAGTAGCATTAATCATCTTGGACGGCTTTGCCTTCCGTGATGTGAAAGAAGGAAATGCGGTCGCTCAGGCAAACAAGCCGAACTTTGACCGCCTGTGGAATCAATATCCACATAATCAACTGATTGCCTGTGGTGAAGCGGTAGGACTCCCTGAAGGTCAAATGGGGAACTCCGAAGTGGGTCACTTGAATATCGGTGCAGGACGTATCGTGTACCAAAGTTTGACACGCGTGAATTTGGCCATCCGTGAAGGGGAATTCGAACTGAATACCACATTCCTGGATGCCATCAATCATGCAAAAGAAAAAGGCACCAATCTTCATATCTTCGGACTGCTTTCGGATGGCGGAGTGCACAGCCATATCGAGCATCTTTATGCCCTCTTAGGTTTAGCGGCCAAAGAAGGAATGAAAGATGTCTATGTCCATGCCTTCCTTGACGGTCGAGACGTCGGCCCTCAAACGGCGAAGAAGTATATCGAAGACGCTGAAGCGAAAATGAAGGAAATCGGTGTCGGACAATTCGCGACGATTTCAGGCCGTTACTATTCAATGGACCGCGATAAGCGTTGGGAACGAGTGGAGAAATCCTACCGTGCCATGGTGTACGGTGAAGGCCCAAGCTATCATGATCCAATCGAACTGGTAAACGATTCGTATGAAAATGGAATCCATGATGAATTCGTCATTCCATCTGTCATCACGAAAGAAAACGGAGAGCCGGTCGCAACGATCAAAGACGAAGATGCAGTCATTTTCTACAACTTCCGTCCGGACCGCGCCATCCAGATCTCGAATACATTTGCGAATGCAGATTTCCGTTCATTCGATCGCGGGGACAAATTCCCAAAAGATCTTCACTTTGTCTGCCTGACAAGATTCAGTGAAACAGTTGATGGATTTGTTGCATTCAAACCGACAAACCTTGATAACACCCTTGGCGAGGTTCTTTCACAAAACGGACTGAAGCAATTGCGCATCGCCGAGACAGAGAAATATCCACATGTCACGTTCTTTATGAGCGGTGGACGTGAAGCGGAATTCCCTGGAGAGAAACGGATCCTGATCGATTCCCCTAAAGTGGCAACGTATGATTTGAAGCCTGAAATGAGTGCTTACGAAGTGACGGATGCCCTTCTTGAAGAGATTCGTGAAGATCGTCAGGATGCCATCATCCTGAACTTTGCCAACCCTGATATGGTCGGTCACTCAGGTATGCTTGAGCCAACGATCAAAGCAATCGAAACGGTTGATGAGTGTCTTGGCAAAATCATCGACCTCATCACGGAAAAAGGCGGTACCGCCATCATCACGGCAGACCATGGGAATGCCGATGAAGTGGTGACCGAAGAAGGCAAGCCAATGACGGCTCACACGACGAACCCTGTTCCTGTCATCGTGACAAAAGAAGGTATTGAGCTATGTGACGGTGGGAAACTCGGCGACCTTGCCCCAACCATGTTAGATTTATTGAATGTAAACCAACCAGACGAAATGACTGGAACATCATTAATTAAAAAATAA
- the eno gene encoding phosphopyruvate hydratase, protein MPIITDVYAREVLDSRGNPTIEVEVYTQSGAFGRALVPSGASTGEYEAVELRDGDKGRYLGKGVEKAVDNVNNEIAEEIIGYDVTEQVAIDQAMIALDGTENKGKLGANAILGVSMAVARAAADFFGVELYQYLGGFNAKQLPVPMMNIVNGGEHADNNVDIQEFMVMPVGAPTFKEGLRMGAEIFHSLKSVLKSKGYNTAVGDEGGFAPNLKSNEEALSTIIEAIEKAGYKPGEEVLLAMDVAASEIYNKEDGKYHLSGEGVVRTSAEMVDWYEEMCNKYPIISIEDGLDENDWDGFKLLTDRIGNKVQLVGDDLFVTNTTKLSQGIEQGIGNSILIKVNQIGTLTETFDAIEMAKRAGYTAVISHRSGETEDSTIADIAVATNAGQIKTGAPSRTDRVAKYNQLLRIEDQLAHTAQYLGAKTFYNVNR, encoded by the coding sequence ATGCCAATTATTACAGACGTATATGCACGTGAAGTATTGGATTCACGCGGAAACCCAACAATCGAAGTAGAAGTTTACACACAATCAGGTGCTTTCGGGCGCGCACTTGTTCCATCTGGAGCATCAACTGGTGAATACGAAGCAGTTGAACTTCGTGACGGCGACAAAGGCCGCTACCTTGGTAAAGGGGTAGAAAAAGCAGTCGATAACGTAAACAACGAAATCGCTGAAGAAATCATCGGTTACGATGTTACTGAACAAGTAGCCATCGACCAGGCGATGATCGCTCTTGACGGTACAGAAAACAAAGGTAAACTAGGTGCCAACGCAATCCTTGGTGTATCCATGGCTGTTGCACGCGCAGCTGCTGACTTCTTCGGAGTGGAATTATACCAATACCTTGGTGGATTCAACGCGAAGCAGCTTCCAGTACCAATGATGAACATCGTTAATGGTGGAGAGCACGCTGATAACAACGTAGACATCCAGGAATTCATGGTAATGCCTGTAGGAGCTCCTACTTTCAAAGAAGGTCTTCGCATGGGTGCTGAAATCTTCCACAGCCTGAAATCAGTTCTTAAATCAAAAGGATACAACACTGCGGTAGGTGACGAAGGTGGATTCGCTCCAAACCTTAAGTCAAATGAAGAAGCTCTTTCTACAATCATCGAAGCAATCGAAAAAGCAGGCTACAAGCCAGGGGAAGAAGTCCTTCTTGCAATGGACGTAGCAGCTTCTGAAATCTACAACAAAGAAGACGGTAAATATCATCTTTCTGGAGAAGGCGTTGTACGTACTTCAGCAGAAATGGTTGATTGGTACGAAGAAATGTGCAACAAATACCCAATCATCTCGATCGAAGACGGCCTTGACGAAAACGACTGGGATGGTTTCAAACTACTGACTGACCGTATCGGTAACAAGGTTCAATTAGTAGGGGATGACTTATTCGTTACAAACACAACGAAGCTTTCTCAAGGTATCGAGCAAGGTATCGGTAACTCAATTCTGATCAAAGTGAACCAAATCGGTACACTGACTGAAACATTCGACGCAATCGAAATGGCGAAACGCGCTGGTTACACAGCCGTTATCTCTCACCGCTCTGGTGAAACAGAAGACAGCACAATCGCTGACATCGCTGTTGCAACAAACGCTGGTCAAATCAAGACAGGTGCACCATCACGTACAGACCGCGTAGCAAAATACAACCAACTACTTCGCATTGAAGATCAATTGGCTCATACAGCTCAATATCTTGGAGCGAAAACATTCTATAACGTTAATCGCTAA
- the tpiA gene encoding triose-phosphate isomerase, producing MRKPIIAGNWKMNKTLGEAKSFTEEVKGLVPDQEVVDSVICSPALFLESLVNLTKDSKVAVGAQNMHFEENGAFTGEVSPVALSDLGVQYVILGHSERREMFNETDESVNKKTLAAFKHGLTPIVCVGETLEQRENNETKELVGTQVKKALAGLSEDQVKQTVIAYEPIWAIGTGKSSTAGDANEVCSHIRQVVAGEFSETAADSVRIQYGGSVKPANIKEYMAQSDIDGALVGGASLEAQSFLQLLEGASNNE from the coding sequence ATGCGTAAACCGATTATTGCAGGTAACTGGAAAATGAACAAAACGCTTGGAGAAGCTAAATCCTTCACTGAAGAAGTAAAAGGACTAGTGCCGGATCAGGAAGTAGTGGATTCTGTCATTTGTTCACCAGCCCTATTTTTAGAAAGCCTTGTGAACTTGACTAAGGATTCTAAAGTGGCTGTAGGTGCTCAAAACATGCACTTTGAAGAAAACGGAGCGTTCACGGGAGAAGTAAGTCCTGTAGCCCTTTCTGACTTAGGAGTACAATATGTCATCCTTGGACACTCAGAACGTCGTGAAATGTTCAATGAAACTGATGAGTCAGTGAACAAGAAGACTCTTGCTGCCTTCAAACACGGTTTAACACCGATCGTTTGTGTAGGTGAAACACTTGAACAACGCGAAAACAACGAAACAAAAGAACTTGTTGGAACTCAAGTGAAAAAAGCACTTGCAGGTCTTTCTGAAGATCAAGTGAAACAAACGGTCATTGCTTATGAGCCAATCTGGGCAATCGGTACTGGTAAATCGTCTACAGCGGGAGATGCGAATGAAGTATGTTCCCATATCCGTCAAGTGGTTGCGGGAGAATTCTCTGAAACAGCTGCAGACTCAGTGCGCATCCAATACGGCGGTAGTGTTAAGCCTGCTAACATCAAGGAATACATGGCTCAATCAGATATCGATGGTGCCCTTGTAGGTGGAGCAAGCCTTGAAGCACAAAGCTTCCTTCAATTGTTAGAAGGTGCTAGTAACAATGAGTAA
- a CDS encoding 3'-5' exonuclease — translation MKDFVAFDFETANRARHSICSVGMVFVENGEIVDSIYQLIDPEEHFDHFNIRIHGIKPQDVEGAMTFDAFYHSIKGKIENKLMIAHNLSFDGYALRDNLARYEMKPVYNQFLCTYQMSRKVVKGLPAYQLSSMCTYFGIELDHHHHAADDAKACAQLMLKLAEEYKITDFDSLYNKTRIKPGEISEGIYRSSLVSKSAK, via the coding sequence ATGAAAGATTTTGTAGCTTTTGATTTTGAAACGGCTAATCGTGCAAGACACAGTATATGCTCAGTCGGAATGGTATTTGTGGAAAATGGTGAAATTGTCGATTCCATTTATCAATTGATCGATCCGGAAGAGCACTTTGATCATTTTAATATTAGAATACATGGAATTAAACCACAAGATGTTGAAGGCGCGATGACGTTCGATGCTTTCTATCATTCTATCAAGGGGAAAATAGAGAATAAATTGATGATTGCTCATAACCTTTCCTTCGATGGATACGCTTTGAGGGATAATTTAGCCCGTTATGAAATGAAGCCCGTATACAACCAATTTCTCTGCACTTATCAAATGTCCAGAAAAGTGGTGAAGGGTCTTCCTGCCTATCAGCTTTCATCTATGTGTACTTATTTTGGAATCGAATTGGATCATCACCATCATGCTGCAGATGATGCTAAAGCATGCGCTCAATTAATGCTAAAGCTAGCAGAAGAGTACAAGATTACGGACTTTGATTCGCTCTACAATAAAACTCGAATCAAACCCGGCGAAATATCCGAAGGCATCTACCGCTCTTCATTAGTAAGTAAATCTGCTAAATAA
- a CDS encoding phosphoglycerate kinase — translation MNKKSIKDVDVRGKRVFCRVDFNVPMSEGKITDETRIQAALPTIKYLVDGGAKVILASHLGRPKGEVVEELRLTPVAERLSELLGKNVAKADEAYGDAVQSKIGDMSEGDVLVLENVRFYPGETKNDPELAKEFAALADLYVNDAFGAAHRAHASTEGVAKHLPAVAGLLMEKELDVLGKALSNPERPFTAIVGGAKVKDKIGVIDNLLDKVDNLIIGGGLAYTFVKAQGHEVGKSLLEEDKIDLAKQFMKKAEDKGVKFLMPVDVVVADDFSNDANTKEVDIDSIPSDWEALDIGPKTRALFQDTIKDSKLVIWNGPMGVFELETFANGTKAVAEALADATDTYSVIGGGDSAAAVEKFGYADKMSHISTGGGASLEFMEGKELPGVVALNDK, via the coding sequence ATGAACAAAAAGTCGATTAAAGATGTCGATGTAAGAGGGAAACGCGTCTTTTGCCGTGTGGACTTCAACGTACCGATGTCTGAAGGCAAGATCACAGATGAAACCCGCATTCAAGCTGCTCTCCCTACGATCAAGTACTTAGTAGATGGCGGAGCGAAGGTCATTCTGGCTAGTCACTTAGGCCGTCCGAAAGGTGAAGTGGTGGAAGAGCTGCGCTTAACACCTGTGGCTGAAAGACTTTCCGAACTTCTTGGAAAAAACGTAGCCAAAGCAGATGAAGCGTATGGTGACGCTGTTCAATCAAAGATCGGTGACATGTCTGAAGGTGACGTTCTTGTACTGGAAAACGTTCGCTTCTACCCTGGTGAAACAAAGAATGACCCTGAGCTTGCGAAAGAATTCGCAGCGCTTGCCGACCTTTATGTGAACGATGCATTCGGAGCTGCTCACCGTGCACACGCTTCTACTGAAGGCGTGGCGAAGCACCTTCCGGCTGTAGCAGGATTACTGATGGAAAAAGAGCTTGACGTATTAGGAAAAGCCCTTTCCAATCCGGAACGCCCATTCACAGCTATCGTCGGTGGAGCAAAGGTAAAAGACAAAATCGGTGTCATTGACAACCTGTTAGATAAAGTGGACAACCTGATCATCGGCGGAGGACTTGCTTACACATTCGTGAAAGCCCAAGGCCATGAGGTAGGGAAATCCCTTCTTGAAGAAGATAAAATTGATTTAGCGAAGCAATTCATGAAAAAAGCAGAAGACAAAGGCGTTAAATTCCTTATGCCTGTTGATGTAGTCGTTGCTGATGACTTCTCAAATGATGCAAATACGAAAGAAGTGGACATCGATTCGATCCCTTCAGATTGGGAAGCACTTGATATCGGACCTAAGACGAGAGCTCTCTTCCAGGATACGATCAAAGACTCTAAGCTTGTGATCTGGAACGGACCGATGGGTGTATTCGAATTAGAAACATTTGCAAATGGAACGAAAGCCGTAGCGGAGGCGTTAGCCGATGCAACAGATACATATTCTGTTATCGGAGGCGGTGACTCTGCAGCAGCTGTTGAGAAATTCGGTTATGCTGACAAGATGAGTCATATTTCTACAGGTGGTGGAGCATCACTCGAATTCATGGAAGGAAAAGAACTTCCGGGAGTAGTGGCTCTTAACGATAAGTAA
- the rpoN gene encoding RNA polymerase factor sigma-54, with translation MNLKAGLFQNQQLKLQMTQQLSQAITILQYSTMELNAYLEAKQLENPLIQVEPPKQDSLYQREPYTYKRNAGNPDHTVDWYEYVSVPTRTLADALSVQINLKSLTFFDRKILDELICSMDDNGYLRMDEPSFLQKHGLEWAQLENYIKRIQDLEPAGIGARSLQECISLQLERKADVPPLVKMIVNNHFQAFGEKKWKAISKELGVELKEIQQAADFIQHCNPRPGSKYSQHIAEYITPELVVNVIDGHTVAVSLHDGTTVNVTYNEEYTDFMKDHPDQEVQTYLQEKEQDFRWLLQSLRQRKQTILKVGKMLAEKQKSFFLEGPSALQPLTLKQVADEIDVHESTISRAVKGKYMQTPFGIFELKYFFTSAIKSVKLEDSEAASARTVKNELQKLIDEEDKKKPLSDQKIVNLLLDKGYDVSRRTIAKYRDQMGITSSTMRKRYE, from the coding sequence ATGAATTTGAAAGCAGGACTTTTTCAAAATCAACAACTGAAACTTCAAATGACTCAACAGCTTTCTCAAGCCATCACCATCCTCCAATATTCTACGATGGAACTGAATGCTTATTTAGAAGCTAAGCAATTAGAGAACCCCCTTATACAAGTAGAACCGCCTAAACAAGACTCCCTCTATCAACGAGAACCTTATACTTATAAACGAAATGCCGGCAATCCTGATCATACGGTGGATTGGTATGAATATGTTTCCGTGCCGACGAGAACCCTTGCGGATGCCTTATCTGTTCAAATAAATTTGAAATCGCTTACTTTTTTCGATCGGAAAATACTTGATGAACTAATATGCAGCATGGATGACAACGGTTATTTAAGAATGGATGAACCATCCTTCCTTCAAAAACATGGATTGGAATGGGCTCAACTGGAAAACTATATTAAGAGGATTCAGGACTTGGAACCGGCTGGGATAGGGGCGAGATCCCTGCAGGAATGCATTTCCCTTCAACTGGAGAGAAAAGCCGATGTTCCCCCTTTGGTGAAGATGATTGTAAACAACCATTTTCAAGCCTTTGGAGAAAAGAAGTGGAAGGCGATCAGCAAGGAGCTTGGGGTTGAACTGAAAGAAATCCAGCAGGCTGCTGATTTCATTCAGCATTGCAACCCAAGGCCGGGATCGAAATACTCCCAGCATATCGCTGAATACATTACCCCTGAGCTTGTGGTGAACGTGATCGACGGGCATACCGTGGCCGTATCGTTACATGATGGGACGACTGTTAACGTCACGTATAATGAAGAGTACACAGATTTCATGAAAGATCACCCGGATCAGGAAGTCCAAACCTATCTTCAAGAGAAGGAGCAGGATTTCCGGTGGCTCCTGCAAAGTTTACGGCAGCGGAAACAGACGATCCTGAAAGTGGGGAAGATGCTTGCTGAGAAGCAGAAGTCGTTCTTTTTGGAAGGACCATCTGCGCTCCAGCCCCTGACGCTAAAGCAGGTCGCCGATGAAATCGATGTACATGAATCGACGATCAGCCGCGCCGTGAAGGGGAAGTATATGCAAACCCCTTTTGGAATCTTCGAGTTGAAGTACTTCTTTACCTCAGCGATCAAGTCGGTCAAACTTGAGGATTCAGAAGCGGCTTCTGCCAGAACGGTGAAAAATGAGCTTCAGAAGCTGATTGATGAAGAAGACAAGAAAAAGCCGCTATCAGACCAGAAGATTGTGAATCTGCTTTTGGATAAAGGCTATGATGTTTCCAGAAGGACCATCGCCAAATACCGTGATCAAATGGGGATTACTTCTTCTACGATGAGGAAGAGATATGAATAG
- the gap gene encoding type I glyceraldehyde-3-phosphate dehydrogenase, whose product MATKIGINGFGRIGRNVFRAALKNNDVEVVAVNDLTDANMLAHLLQYDTVHGTLQEKVTVDGDYLVVGGKKVKVLAERDPAQLGWGDLGVDIVVESTGRFTKRADAAKHIEAGAKKVIISAPASDEDITVVMGVNEDKYDAASHDVISNASCTTNCLAPFAKVLNDKFGIKRGMMTTIHSYTNDQQILDLPHKDYRRARAAAENMIPTTTGAAKAVSLVLPELKGKLNGGAVRVPTPNVSLVDLVAELDKNVTAEDVNAALKEAAEGDLKGILAYSEEPLVSTDYNGSPASSTIDALSTMVLEDNMVKVISWYDNESGYSNRVVDLAGYIASKGL is encoded by the coding sequence ATGGCAACAAAAATTGGTATTAACGGATTTGGACGTATCGGACGTAATGTATTCCGTGCAGCACTTAAAAATAACGACGTAGAGGTAGTAGCAGTTAATGACTTAACTGATGCGAACATGCTTGCTCACCTTTTACAATATGATACTGTTCACGGAACTCTTCAAGAGAAAGTAACTGTTGACGGTGACTACCTTGTAGTTGGCGGTAAGAAAGTAAAAGTATTGGCAGAGCGCGATCCTGCTCAACTTGGTTGGGGAGATCTTGGTGTAGATATCGTTGTTGAATCTACTGGTCGATTCACAAAGCGTGCTGACGCTGCTAAACACATCGAAGCTGGCGCGAAGAAAGTCATCATTTCTGCTCCTGCATCTGATGAAGATATCACAGTTGTTATGGGTGTTAACGAAGACAAATACGACGCGGCTAGCCACGACGTTATCTCTAACGCTTCTTGTACAACAAACTGCTTAGCGCCATTCGCGAAAGTTCTTAACGATAAATTCGGAATCAAGCGTGGAATGATGACAACAATCCACTCTTACACAAACGACCAACAAATCTTGGACTTACCACATAAAGATTACCGTCGTGCACGTGCAGCTGCTGAGAACATGATTCCAACAACTACTGGTGCTGCGAAGGCTGTATCTCTTGTTCTTCCTGAGCTTAAAGGGAAACTTAATGGTGGAGCGGTTCGTGTTCCAACTCCAAACGTTTCTCTAGTAGACCTAGTTGCTGAACTTGATAAGAACGTAACGGCTGAAGATGTGAATGCGGCTCTTAAAGAAGCTGCTGAAGGCGATCTTAAAGGAATCCTTGCTTACAGCGAAGAGCCTTTAGTATCAACTGACTATAACGGCAGCCCGGCTTCTTCTACAATCGACGCACTTTCTACAATGGTTCTAGAAGACAACATGGTAAAGGTTATCTCTTGGTACGATAACGAGAGCGGATACTCTAACCGTGTAGTAGACCTAGCTGGTTATATCGCTTCAAAAGGACTTTAA
- a CDS encoding sugar-binding transcriptional regulator — protein sequence MESLIDIQKRLLPDLLEIMQKRHQILRSIRFMQPVGRRSLAQNMGLTERVLRSEVEFLNNQDLIDIKTSGMIMTEEGIQLLENLESMMREISGINVMEQELKSLLNLHEIVIVPGNSDESPWVKEELGRASAASMKRRLKGNTIIAVTGGSTMAAVAERLTPDFSDETLFVPARGGIGEDVKNQANTICAKMAEHTGTRHRVLYVPDQVSKEVYKSFLKEPMIKEVLNLIKSANMVLHGIGDAITMAERRKTTEEDFEKITGGHAVGEAFGYYFDEAGEVVHKVPTIGLQLEDLSHIENVIAVAGGSSKAKAIRAYMKGAPHKTVLITDEGAARELLKG from the coding sequence ATGGAATCTTTAATTGACATACAAAAGCGATTATTACCTGACCTGCTTGAAATTATGCAAAAAAGGCATCAGATTCTACGTTCCATCCGGTTCATGCAGCCTGTCGGACGCAGAAGTCTTGCTCAGAATATGGGGCTGACGGAACGCGTGTTGAGAAGTGAAGTGGAGTTCCTGAATAACCAAGATCTTATTGATATCAAAACTTCCGGGATGATCATGACGGAAGAAGGCATCCAGCTTTTAGAGAATCTTGAAAGCATGATGAGGGAGATTTCCGGCATCAACGTAATGGAACAGGAATTAAAATCGTTACTTAATCTTCATGAAATTGTAATCGTTCCTGGGAATAGTGATGAGTCTCCTTGGGTAAAAGAGGAATTAGGGCGTGCTTCAGCTGCTAGTATGAAACGCCGACTTAAGGGAAATACTATCATCGCTGTGACTGGAGGTTCGACGATGGCAGCCGTAGCAGAAAGGCTGACACCTGATTTCTCTGACGAAACCTTGTTCGTTCCTGCTCGGGGTGGAATTGGAGAGGATGTTAAGAACCAGGCCAATACCATTTGTGCCAAGATGGCAGAGCACACGGGGACGCGTCATCGTGTTTTATATGTGCCGGATCAGGTTAGTAAAGAAGTATACAAGTCCTTCTTGAAGGAACCGATGATCAAAGAGGTCCTTAATTTGATCAAATCGGCTAACATGGTTCTCCATGGAATTGGGGATGCTATCACAATGGCAGAAAGACGAAAGACCACGGAAGAAGATTTCGAGAAAATCACCGGGGGTCACGCCGTCGGGGAAGCCTTTGGTTATTATTTTGACGAAGCAGGTGAAGTGGTACATAAGGTGCCGACGATCGGCCTGCAATTAGAGGATTTAAGTCACATCGAAAACGTCATCGCCGTCGCTGGCGGCAGCTCGAAGGCGAAAGCGATTCGGGCGTATATGAAGGGTGCTCCTCATAAAACCGTGCTCATCACGGATGAAGGAGCAGCGAGAGAGCTTTTAAAAGGGTAA
- a CDS encoding glutaredoxin family protein: MKQVIFYTRTQCGLCEDAKITLKLLQDEMGFSIEEEDIDKSDDLTERFGLMIPVVELDGEILQYGQIDYFTLSKRLHEKTR; the protein is encoded by the coding sequence ATGAAGCAAGTCATTTTCTACACACGCACCCAATGCGGACTTTGCGAAGACGCAAAAATCACCCTGAAACTGCTTCAGGATGAGATGGGCTTTTCCATTGAAGAAGAGGACATCGATAAAAGCGATGACCTTACGGAACGTTTTGGACTGATGATCCCGGTCGTGGAGCTGGACGGGGAAATCCTTCAGTATGGGCAGATTGATTATTTTACGCTCAGCAAGCGTTTACATGAAAAAACCCGATAG
- a CDS encoding carboxylesterase, whose translation MKTVLPKPFTFEAGPRAVLLLHGFTGNSADVRMLGRFLEKKGYSSHAPHYKGHGVPPEELVHTGPEDWWRDVMEGYEHLKSKGYEEIAVAGLSLGGVFSLKLGYTVPVKGIVPMCAPMYIKSEDVMYKGVVDYAREFKKFEGKPEDQIEKEIEEFKKTPMNTLKSLQELIADVRENVDMIYSPTFVVQARHDHMINTDSANIIYNNVESDEKEIKWYEESGHVITLDKEKEQLHEDVYDFLEKLDWTV comes from the coding sequence ATGAAAACTGTATTACCAAAACCATTTACATTCGAAGCGGGTCCAAGAGCCGTTTTGCTGCTCCACGGATTCACGGGGAATTCAGCAGACGTCCGAATGCTTGGACGCTTCTTGGAAAAGAAGGGCTATTCCTCTCACGCCCCCCACTATAAAGGACACGGTGTCCCACCGGAAGAATTGGTCCACACGGGTCCTGAAGATTGGTGGAGGGATGTCATGGAAGGCTACGAGCATTTAAAGAGCAAGGGGTACGAGGAGATTGCGGTTGCAGGCCTTTCTCTCGGAGGGGTATTTTCTCTTAAATTAGGTTACACTGTACCTGTAAAGGGTATTGTCCCTATGTGTGCACCAATGTATATAAAAAGTGAAGATGTGATGTATAAAGGGGTTGTCGATTACGCCCGTGAATTTAAAAAGTTTGAAGGAAAACCGGAAGACCAAATTGAAAAAGAAATAGAAGAGTTTAAGAAAACGCCGATGAATACATTGAAGTCCCTGCAGGAATTGATTGCAGATGTGCGTGAAAACGTGGACATGATCTATTCACCGACGTTTGTTGTACAGGCAAGGCATGATCATATGATCAATACGGATTCTGCGAATATCATTTACAACAACGTGGAGTCGGATGAGAAAGAGATCAAGTGGTACGAAGAGTCCGGTCATGTCATTACATTGGATAAAGAAAAAGAACAGCTTCATGAAGACGTCTACGATTTCTTGGAGAAATTGGATTGGACGGTTTGA